A single region of the Streptomyces sp. NBC_01262 genome encodes:
- the hpnH gene encoding adenosyl-hopene transferase HpnH: MAMPLRQTIRVGTYLMEQKLRKREKFPLIVELEPLFACNLKCEGCGKIQHPAGVLKQRMPVAQAVGAVLESGAPMVSIAGGEPLMHPQIHEIVRQLVARRKYVFLCTNAMLLRKKLADFKPSPYFAFAVHIDGLRERHDESVAKEGVFDEAVEAIKEAKRRGFRVTTNSTFFNTDTPQTIIEVLNFLNDELQVDEMMISPAYAYEKAPDQEHFLGVEQTRELFKKAFAGGNRKKWRLNHSPLFLDFLEGKADFPCTAWAIPNYSLFGWQRPCYLMSDGYVTTYKELIDETDWSKYGRGKDPRCANCMAHCGYEPTAVLATMGSLKESIRAVRETVNGNRAG, translated from the coding sequence ATGGCCATGCCGCTTCGTCAGACCATCCGGGTCGGGACCTATCTGATGGAACAGAAGCTTCGCAAGCGAGAGAAGTTCCCGCTCATCGTCGAGCTGGAACCGCTTTTCGCCTGCAACCTCAAGTGCGAGGGCTGCGGAAAGATCCAGCATCCGGCGGGTGTGCTCAAGCAGCGCATGCCCGTGGCCCAGGCCGTCGGCGCCGTGCTGGAGTCCGGCGCGCCCATGGTGTCCATCGCCGGCGGCGAGCCGCTGATGCACCCGCAGATCCACGAGATCGTCCGGCAGCTGGTGGCGCGGAGGAAGTACGTCTTCCTGTGCACCAACGCCATGCTGTTGCGCAAGAAGCTCGCCGACTTCAAGCCCTCGCCGTACTTCGCCTTCGCCGTCCACATCGACGGCCTGCGCGAGCGGCATGACGAGTCGGTCGCCAAGGAAGGCGTCTTCGACGAGGCCGTCGAGGCCATCAAGGAGGCCAAGCGGCGCGGCTTCCGGGTCACCACCAATTCGACCTTCTTCAACACCGACACCCCGCAGACCATCATCGAGGTGCTCAACTTCCTCAACGACGAGCTCCAGGTCGACGAGATGATGATCTCCCCGGCGTACGCCTACGAGAAGGCGCCCGACCAGGAGCACTTCCTCGGTGTCGAGCAGACCCGCGAGCTGTTCAAGAAGGCCTTCGCGGGCGGCAACCGCAAGAAGTGGCGGCTGAACCATTCGCCGCTCTTCCTGGACTTCCTGGAGGGCAAGGCCGACTTCCCCTGCACCGCGTGGGCCATCCCCAACTACTCGCTCTTCGGCTGGCAGCGCCCCTGCTACCTGATGAGCGACGGGTACGTGACCACGTACAAGGAGCTCATCGACGAGACCGACTGGAGCAAGTACGGCCGCGGCAAGGACCCGCGCTGCGCCAACTGCATGGCGCACTGCGGCTACGAGCCGACCGCCGTCCTGGCCACCATGGGCTCCCTCAAGGAGTCCATCCGGGCCGTCCGCGAGACGGTCAACGGGAACCGGGCCGGCTAG
- the dxs gene encoding 1-deoxy-D-xylulose-5-phosphate synthase — translation MSMLENIRGPRDLKALPEDSLAELAGELRQFLVQAVARTGGHLGPNLGVVELTIALHRVFDSPADRILWDTGHQSYVHKLLTGRQDFSKLRGKGGLSGYPSRAESEHDVIENSHASTVLGWADGLAKANQVLGRDDHVVAVIGDGALTGGMAWEALNNIAAAKDRPLIIVVNDNERSYAPTIGGLANHLATLRTTDGYERFLAWGKQVLQHTPVVGQPLYESLHGAKKGFKDAFAPQGMFEDLGLKYVGPIDGHDIAAVESALRRAKRFSGPVLIHCLTEKGRGYAFAEQDEADRFHAVGAMDPLTCEPLTPSNGPKWTTVFGDEMLKLGAERRDVVAITAAMLQPVGLEKFAKAFPDRVYDVGIAEQHAAVSAAGLATGGLHPVVAVYATFLNRAFDQVLMDVALHRCGVTFVLDRAGVTGDDGASHNGMWDMSILQVVPGLRIAAPRDADALRAQLREALAVDDAPTVIRFPKETVGDALPALDRVGGLDVLARGDRPDVLLVSVGALAPVCLAAAALLRERGVGVTVVDPRWVKPLDPALAPLAAEHRLVAVVEDNGRAGGVGSAVAQALRDAEVDIPVRDFGIPQRFLAHAKRGEILADIGLTPSEIAARLSATLARIGPA, via the coding sequence GTGTCGATGCTTGAGAACATCCGAGGCCCGCGAGATCTGAAGGCGCTGCCCGAGGACAGTCTGGCCGAACTGGCCGGTGAACTCCGCCAATTCCTCGTCCAGGCGGTCGCCAGGACCGGCGGTCACCTGGGCCCCAACCTCGGGGTGGTCGAGCTGACCATCGCGCTGCACCGGGTCTTCGACTCCCCGGCCGACCGCATCCTCTGGGACACCGGCCACCAGTCCTACGTACACAAGCTGCTGACCGGCCGTCAGGACTTCTCCAAGCTCCGCGGCAAGGGTGGTCTGTCCGGCTATCCCTCCCGGGCCGAGTCCGAGCACGACGTCATCGAGAACAGCCACGCCTCCACCGTCCTGGGCTGGGCCGACGGCCTCGCCAAGGCCAACCAGGTCCTCGGCCGCGACGACCACGTCGTCGCCGTCATCGGAGACGGGGCGCTGACCGGCGGCATGGCCTGGGAGGCGCTCAACAACATCGCCGCCGCCAAGGACCGCCCCCTCATCATCGTCGTCAACGACAACGAGCGCTCCTACGCGCCCACCATCGGCGGCCTCGCCAACCACCTGGCCACCCTCCGCACGACCGACGGCTACGAGCGCTTCCTCGCCTGGGGGAAACAGGTCCTCCAGCACACCCCCGTCGTAGGCCAGCCGCTGTACGAGTCCCTGCACGGGGCCAAGAAGGGCTTCAAGGACGCCTTCGCCCCGCAGGGCATGTTCGAGGACCTCGGCCTGAAGTACGTCGGCCCGATCGACGGCCACGACATCGCCGCCGTCGAGTCCGCCCTGCGGCGCGCCAAGCGTTTCAGCGGGCCCGTGCTCATCCACTGCCTCACCGAGAAAGGGCGGGGCTACGCCTTCGCCGAGCAGGACGAGGCGGACCGCTTCCACGCGGTCGGCGCGATGGACCCGCTGACGTGCGAGCCGCTCACCCCGTCCAACGGGCCCAAGTGGACCACCGTCTTCGGCGACGAGATGCTCAAGCTCGGGGCCGAGCGCCGGGATGTCGTCGCCATCACGGCGGCGATGCTCCAGCCGGTCGGGCTGGAGAAGTTCGCCAAGGCCTTCCCGGACCGGGTCTACGACGTCGGCATCGCCGAGCAGCACGCCGCCGTCTCGGCGGCCGGCCTGGCCACGGGCGGGCTGCATCCGGTGGTCGCGGTCTACGCGACCTTCCTGAACCGGGCGTTCGACCAGGTCCTGATGGATGTCGCGCTGCACAGGTGCGGCGTCACCTTCGTCCTGGACCGGGCCGGTGTCACCGGCGACGACGGGGCCTCGCACAACGGCATGTGGGACATGTCGATCCTCCAGGTCGTCCCGGGCCTGCGGATCGCCGCCCCGCGCGACGCGGACGCGCTGCGCGCCCAACTCCGCGAGGCGCTCGCCGTCGACGACGCCCCCACCGTCATCCGCTTCCCCAAGGAGACCGTCGGCGACGCCCTCCCCGCCCTCGACCGCGTCGGCGGCCTCGACGTCCTCGCCCGCGGCGACCGTCCCGACGTCCTCCTCGTCTCCGTCGGCGCCCTCGCCCCCGTCTGCCTCGCCGCCGCCGCGCTGCTGCGCGAGCGGGGCGTCGGCGTCACCGTCGTCGACCCCCGCTGGGTCAAGCCGCTCGACCCCGCGCTCGCGCCGCTCGCCGCCGAGCACCGCCTCGTCGCCGTCGTCGAGGACAACGGCCGCGCCGGCGGCGTCGGCTCCGCCGTCGCCCAGGCCCTGCGCGACGCCGAGGTCGACATCCCCGTACGGGATTTCGGCATCCCCCAGCGGTTCCTCGCACACGCCAAGCGTGGCGAGATCCTCGCCGACATCGGCCTCACCCCGTCCGAGATCGCCGCCCGCCTCAGCGCGACGCTCGCCCGGATCGGGCCGGCGTGA
- a CDS encoding helix-turn-helix domain-containing protein, producing the protein MVLGKRLQDLREKAGLTYEQAAQALYVTHATIRRMEKAEVSLKIPYVEKLLQTYGVTDSDEVESFLSLARQANQPGWWHRYRDVLPDWFRAFVSLEGDAASIRVYEPHYVPGLLQTEDYARAVLKAGLPHAPDEEIERGVALRMERQAVLNRKDDAPLLWCVLDETVLRRPIGSPGIMRAQIAKLIEAGAQPNVRLQIMPFAVGPHPAMYGPFHIFRFHVQELPDIVYTESLVGAVYFDDRDDVTTFLEALDRMCAQAAPAQNTEAILGEIHGET; encoded by the coding sequence GTGGTGCTCGGCAAGCGGCTGCAGGACCTGCGGGAGAAAGCCGGGCTGACCTACGAGCAGGCGGCGCAGGCGCTGTACGTCACCCATGCCACGATCCGCCGCATGGAGAAGGCCGAGGTCAGCCTCAAGATCCCGTACGTGGAGAAGCTGCTCCAGACCTACGGGGTCACCGACTCCGACGAGGTCGAGTCCTTCCTCTCCCTCGCCCGCCAGGCCAACCAGCCCGGCTGGTGGCACCGCTACCGGGATGTCCTCCCCGACTGGTTCAGAGCCTTTGTGAGCCTGGAGGGCGACGCGGCCAGCATCCGCGTCTACGAGCCGCACTACGTCCCCGGGCTGCTCCAGACCGAGGACTACGCCCGCGCGGTACTCAAGGCCGGTCTCCCGCACGCTCCGGACGAGGAGATCGAACGCGGGGTCGCGCTGCGCATGGAACGGCAGGCGGTGCTGAACCGCAAGGACGACGCGCCACTGCTGTGGTGTGTGCTCGATGAGACGGTTCTGCGAAGACCTATCGGGAGCCCGGGCATCATGCGCGCCCAGATCGCCAAACTGATCGAGGCCGGCGCACAGCCGAACGTACGACTGCAGATCATGCCCTTCGCTGTGGGACCGCATCCCGCGATGTACGGGCCCTTCCACATCTTCCGGTTCCACGTCCAGGAACTCCCGGACATCGTCTACACCGAGAGCCTGGTCGGCGCGGTGTACTTCGACGACCGCGACGACGTCACGACCTTCCTGGAGGCGCTGGACCGGATGTGCGCGCAGGCCGCGCCTGCACAGAACACCGAGGCCATACTCGGTGAGATCCACGGGGAGACCTGA
- the ispG gene encoding flavodoxin-dependent (E)-4-hydroxy-3-methylbut-2-enyl-diphosphate synthase has translation MATVDLGLPAVPVTLSPRRRSRQIHVGPVAVGGDAPVSVQSMTTTPTADVNATLQQIAELTASGCQIVRVACPSQDDADALPAIARKSQIPVIADIHFQPKYVFAAIDAGCAAVRVNPGNIRQFDDKVKEIAKAAAAAGVPIRIGVNAGSLDRRLLEKYGKATPEALVESALWECSLFEEHGFRDIKISVKHNDPVVMVNAYRQLAAKCDYPLHLGVTEAGPAFQGTIKSAVAFGALLSEGIGDTIRVSLSAPPAQEVKVGLQILESLNLRQRGLEIVSCPSCGRAQVDVYKLADQVTAGLEGMEVPLRVAVMGCVVNGPGEAREADLGVASGNGKGQIFVKGEVIKTVPESKIVETLIEEAMKIAEEMESAGATSGEPQVSVS, from the coding sequence ATGGCCACCGTTGATCTGGGGCTGCCCGCAGTCCCCGTGACGCTCTCCCCCCGCCGCCGGTCCCGACAGATCCATGTCGGGCCGGTGGCGGTGGGCGGCGACGCCCCCGTCTCGGTGCAGTCGATGACGACCACACCGACGGCGGACGTGAACGCGACACTGCAGCAGATCGCCGAGCTGACCGCCTCCGGCTGCCAGATCGTGCGGGTGGCCTGCCCGTCGCAGGACGACGCCGACGCGCTGCCGGCGATCGCCAGGAAGTCGCAGATCCCGGTGATCGCGGACATCCACTTCCAGCCGAAGTACGTCTTCGCCGCGATCGACGCGGGCTGCGCGGCGGTCCGGGTCAACCCCGGCAACATCCGGCAGTTCGACGACAAGGTCAAGGAGATCGCCAAGGCCGCCGCCGCGGCCGGGGTGCCGATCCGGATCGGGGTCAACGCCGGCTCCCTGGACCGGCGGCTGCTGGAGAAGTACGGCAAGGCCACGCCCGAGGCGCTGGTGGAGTCCGCGTTGTGGGAGTGCTCGCTGTTCGAGGAGCACGGCTTCCGTGACATCAAGATCTCCGTCAAGCACAACGACCCGGTGGTGATGGTCAACGCCTACCGGCAACTGGCGGCGAAGTGCGACTACCCGCTGCATCTCGGGGTGACCGAGGCGGGCCCGGCCTTCCAGGGCACGATCAAGTCGGCCGTGGCCTTCGGGGCACTGCTGAGCGAGGGCATCGGCGACACGATCCGGGTCTCGCTGTCCGCGCCTCCGGCTCAGGAGGTCAAGGTGGGGCTGCAGATCCTGGAGTCCCTCAACCTCAGGCAGCGCGGCCTGGAGATCGTCTCCTGCCCGTCGTGCGGGCGGGCCCAGGTGGATGTCTACAAGCTCGCCGACCAGGTCACCGCCGGTCTGGAGGGCATGGAGGTGCCGCTGCGCGTCGCGGTCATGGGCTGTGTCGTCAACGGCCCCGGCGAGGCCCGCGAGGCGGATCTGGGCGTGGCCTCCGGCAACGGCAAGGGTCAGATCTTCGTCAAGGGCGAGGTCATCAAGACCGTGCCGGAATCGAAGATCGTCGAGACGCTCATCGAAGAGGCGATGAAGATCGCCGAGGAAATGGAGTCCGCGGGAGCCACCTCCGGCGAGCCCCAGGTCAGCGTGAGCTGA
- a CDS encoding tyrosine-protein phosphatase, with amino-acid sequence MTQQPPKTSSTEPELTGVRNFRDVGGLPTADGRRVRHGRLYRSGHLAHTTDSDAEFLSSLGLHTVIDFRNASDIKLEGPDVDLPGVRNVNMPLSDPASGSEFWGIVRGGDIAALREILGDGKAAKRMTDAYVRIILDRTEEHGRMLNLLTEEESVPTLLHCAAGKDRAGTSIAIILLALGVEREAIMADYLASNAAHRRYRVQRADGADPSGRPAPEVMELLSPLFDARAEYLATAFDTIEAHWGSVDAYLTEGLGLTPARRERLRELFLED; translated from the coding sequence GTGACCCAGCAGCCGCCGAAGACCAGCTCGACCGAGCCCGAGCTCACCGGCGTACGCAACTTCCGCGACGTCGGCGGACTCCCCACGGCCGACGGCCGACGGGTACGGCACGGGCGGCTCTACCGCAGCGGCCACCTCGCGCACACCACCGACAGCGACGCCGAGTTCCTGTCCTCGCTCGGCCTGCACACCGTCATCGACTTCCGCAACGCCTCCGACATCAAGCTCGAAGGCCCCGACGTCGATCTGCCCGGCGTGCGCAACGTCAACATGCCGCTCAGCGACCCGGCCTCCGGCTCCGAGTTCTGGGGCATCGTGCGCGGCGGCGACATCGCGGCCCTGCGCGAGATCCTCGGCGACGGCAAGGCGGCCAAGCGGATGACCGACGCCTACGTGCGGATCATCCTGGACCGCACCGAGGAGCACGGGCGGATGCTGAACCTCCTCACCGAGGAGGAGTCCGTGCCGACCCTGCTGCACTGCGCCGCCGGCAAGGACCGGGCCGGCACCTCGATCGCGATCATCCTGCTCGCCCTGGGCGTCGAGCGCGAGGCCATCATGGCCGACTACCTCGCCAGCAACGCCGCCCACCGCCGCTACCGCGTCCAGCGCGCCGACGGCGCCGACCCCTCCGGACGGCCCGCACCCGAGGTCATGGAGCTGCTCAGCCCGCTCTTCGACGCCCGCGCCGAGTACCTCGCCACCGCCTTCGACACGATCGAGGCCCACTGGGGCTCCGTGGACGCCTACCTCACCGAGGGCCTGGGCCTCACCCCCGCCCGCCGCGAACGGCTGCGCGAGCTGTTCCTGGAGGACTGA
- a CDS encoding DUF397 domain-containing protein, giving the protein MSANGSNSTNNMNKPVYNGMPARELGNEGWRKPWSGGNGGSCVEALKLNDGRVALRQSTDPDGPALIYTNHEITTFIQGAKAGEADFLLS; this is encoded by the coding sequence ATGAGCGCAAACGGTTCGAACAGCACCAACAACATGAACAAGCCGGTGTACAACGGCATGCCGGCCAGGGAACTGGGGAACGAGGGCTGGCGCAAGCCGTGGAGCGGCGGCAACGGCGGATCCTGCGTCGAGGCACTCAAGCTCAACGACGGCCGGGTCGCGCTGCGCCAGTCCACCGACCCGGACGGCCCCGCCCTGATCTACACCAACCACGAGATCACCACCTTCATCCAGGGCGCCAAGGCCGGCGAAGCAGACTTCCTGCTGTCCTGA
- a CDS encoding aspartate aminotransferase family protein produces MTAAEPKPFDLATLLAERSAERYDLHAKYLNHQLPRMLHTIGFDKVYERAEGAYFWDSEGADYLDMLAGFGVMGLGRHHPVVRKALHDVLDAGLADLTRFDCQPLPGLLAEKLLTYTPHLDRVFFGNSGTEAVETALKFARYATGKPRVLYCSHAFHGLTTGSLSVNGEDGFRDGFSPLLPDTAVELGDLEALERELKRGDVAALIVEPIQGKGVHAAPPGYLRAAQELLHRHKALLIADEVQTGIGRTGDFFAYGHEEGVEPDLVCVAKALSGGYVPVGATIGKDWIFKKVYSSMDRVLVHSASFGANAQAMAAGLATLSVMEDEQIVANARRTGDLLRTRLAALVDRYELLHEVRGRGLMIGIEFGRPKSLGLRGRWTMLQAARKGLFAQMVVVPLLQRHRILTQVSGDHMEVIKLIPPLVIGEREVDRFVEAFTAVMDDAHAGGSLMWEFSRTLVKQAVANR; encoded by the coding sequence ATGACAGCGGCGGAGCCGAAGCCGTTTGACCTCGCCACGCTGCTGGCCGAGCGCAGCGCCGAGCGCTACGACCTGCACGCGAAGTACCTGAACCACCAGCTGCCCCGCATGCTGCACACCATCGGCTTCGACAAGGTCTACGAGCGCGCCGAGGGCGCCTACTTCTGGGACAGCGAGGGCGCCGACTACCTCGACATGCTCGCCGGCTTCGGGGTGATGGGCCTGGGCAGGCACCACCCGGTCGTGCGCAAGGCGTTGCACGACGTCCTGGATGCGGGGCTGGCCGACCTGACCCGCTTCGACTGCCAGCCGCTGCCGGGTCTGCTGGCGGAGAAGCTGCTGACGTACACCCCGCACCTGGACCGGGTGTTCTTCGGGAACAGCGGTACGGAGGCCGTCGAGACGGCCCTGAAGTTCGCCCGCTACGCGACCGGGAAGCCCCGCGTACTGTACTGCTCGCACGCCTTCCACGGCCTGACCACCGGCTCGCTGTCGGTCAACGGCGAGGACGGCTTCCGCGACGGCTTCAGCCCGCTGCTGCCCGACACCGCCGTCGAGCTGGGCGATCTGGAGGCCCTGGAACGGGAGCTCAAGCGCGGCGATGTCGCGGCGCTGATCGTGGAGCCGATCCAGGGCAAGGGCGTACACGCCGCGCCGCCCGGCTACCTGCGCGCGGCGCAGGAGCTGCTGCACCGGCACAAGGCGCTGCTGATCGCGGACGAGGTGCAGACGGGCATCGGGCGGACCGGGGACTTCTTCGCGTACGGGCACGAGGAGGGCGTCGAGCCGGACCTGGTGTGCGTCGCGAAGGCGCTGTCGGGCGGCTATGTCCCCGTGGGGGCCACCATCGGCAAGGACTGGATCTTCAAGAAGGTCTATTCGTCGATGGACCGGGTGCTGGTCCATTCCGCGAGCTTCGGCGCGAACGCGCAGGCGATGGCGGCCGGGCTGGCGACGCTGTCCGTGATGGAGGACGAGCAGATCGTGGCGAACGCCCGCCGCACCGGGGATCTGCTGCGCACCCGCCTGGCGGCGCTCGTCGACCGGTATGAGCTGCTGCACGAGGTGCGGGGGCGGGGCCTGATGATCGGGATCGAGTTCGGGCGGCCGAAGTCGCTCGGGCTGCGCGGCCGGTGGACGATGCTGCAGGCGGCGCGCAAGGGGCTGTTCGCGCAGATGGTGGTGGTGCCGCTGCTTCAGCGGCACCGGATCCTGACGCAGGTGTCGGGGGACCACATGGAGGTGATCAAGCTGATCCCGCCGCTGGTGATCGGGGAGCGGGAGGTGGACCGGTTCGTGGAGGCGTTCACGGCGGTGATGGACGACGCGCATGCGGGCGGCAGCCTGATGTGGGAGTTCAGCAGGACGCTGGTGAAGCAGGCGGTGGCGAACCGGTAG
- a CDS encoding ATP-binding protein, producing the protein MAASQDALPLRLERRGAFGLPALGASVAEARRRVRTILREWEVADEVRDDTEMVISELFTNAVRHTASELISCELRLVGGRVHIEVTDEGSGPTEPRQRTAHCDEEGGRGLLLVGLLSRAWGVRPPGIGRGRTVWAELAL; encoded by the coding sequence GTGGCTGCTTCCCAAGACGCTCTCCCCCTCCGGTTAGAGCGCCGTGGCGCCTTCGGGCTGCCCGCTCTCGGCGCCTCGGTCGCCGAGGCCCGTCGCCGTGTGCGCACGATCCTGCGGGAGTGGGAGGTGGCGGACGAGGTGCGGGACGACACCGAGATGGTGATCTCCGAGCTGTTCACCAACGCCGTACGGCACACCGCCAGCGAACTCATCAGCTGCGAGCTGCGCCTGGTCGGCGGCCGGGTGCACATCGAGGTCACCGACGAGGGCAGCGGCCCCACGGAGCCCCGGCAGCGCACCGCCCACTGTGACGAGGAGGGCGGGCGCGGGCTGCTCCTGGTCGGCCTGCTGTCCAGGGCATGGGGAGTACGGCCGCCCGGCATCGGGCGGGGCCGCACGGTGTGGGCGGAACTGGCCCTGTGA
- a CDS encoding SGNH/GDSL hydrolase family protein: MGDDSRTNKTGAIGSYAAIGDSFTEGVGDPGPDGNFVGWADRLAVLLSDRRPEHDFRYANLAVRGRLLDQIVAEQVPRAVELAPDLVTFCAGGNDILRPGSDPDAVAERFEAAVVDLKAAVGTLVLTTGFDTRGTPVLGLLRGKIATYNLHVRAVADRHGCPVLDLWSLRSVQDRRAWDADRLHLSPEGHTRVALRAGQVLGLDVPADPDQAWPPLPARAPGEVRRDNIQWAREYLVPWIGRRLRGESSGDNVEAKRPDLLPLD, encoded by the coding sequence GTGGGAGACGATTCGAGAACAAACAAAACCGGAGCGATCGGGTCGTACGCGGCGATCGGCGACAGCTTCACCGAGGGCGTCGGCGACCCGGGCCCCGACGGGAACTTCGTGGGCTGGGCCGACCGGCTGGCGGTGCTGCTGTCCGACCGCAGGCCCGAGCACGACTTCCGCTACGCCAACCTCGCCGTGCGGGGCCGGCTCCTCGACCAGATCGTCGCGGAGCAGGTCCCGCGCGCCGTGGAGCTCGCCCCGGACCTGGTGACCTTCTGCGCGGGCGGCAACGACATCCTGCGGCCGGGCAGTGACCCGGACGCCGTCGCGGAGCGCTTCGAGGCCGCGGTGGTCGATCTCAAGGCCGCCGTCGGCACGCTTGTGCTCACCACCGGCTTCGACACCCGGGGCACGCCGGTGCTCGGCCTGCTGCGCGGCAAGATCGCCACGTACAACCTGCATGTGCGGGCCGTCGCCGACCGGCACGGGTGCCCGGTGCTCGACCTGTGGTCGCTGCGCTCGGTCCAGGACCGCCGCGCCTGGGACGCCGACCGGCTGCACCTGTCTCCCGAGGGCCACACCCGGGTCGCGCTGCGGGCCGGCCAGGTGCTCGGTCTCGACGTGCCGGCCGATCCGGACCAGGCGTGGCCGCCGCTGCCGGCGCGGGCCCCCGGGGAGGTCCGGCGGGACAACATCCAGTGGGCGCGCGAGTATCTGGTGCCGTGGATCGGGCGCCGCCTGCGCGGCGAGTCCTCCGGCGACAACGTGGAGGCCAAGCGCCCGGACCTGCTGCCGCTGGACTGA
- a CDS encoding alpha-galactosidase: MIDVGADGRVWLLSGTSSSYALRLTEQDELLHLHWGPRIALADAEALAAAGPLTRRSGFESPLDGREEYPVEGGPRFVRPALIARTDAVRGTEWLFEGYETETSGTADTAQGEELRLHFHDVVQHLDITLHYRIPAGTDVIERWTTAHHAGAPDTAPVELLRTDSATWSPPVRDAWRMSHLHGRWAAESQLARTDLSHGEHVIGSRRGHTSHTHLPWFALDDGHAGEEQGEVWSAALAWSGSWRIAVQLLPDGRVQATGGAGHDDAGLVLLAPGDSYTTPVFAGLWTDGGFGASSRAWHAYQLAHVIPDAAISRPVLYNSWEATYFEVSETGQRALARRAADLGVELFVVDDGWFGARTSDKAGLGDWTPNTDRFPNGLKPLADDVHAMGMQFGIWVEPEMVNPDSDLYRAHPDWVQYQQGRRRTEFRNQLILNLAREDVREYLWEQLDTLLSSAPIDYVKWDFNRCFTDAGWPGEAYPQRMWVDHVLGLYALLDRLREAHPGVAFESCSGGGARIDLGVLSRTDEVWTSDNTDPLDRLAIQHGFSQIHPARVMSAWVTDSPNEQMNHRVSSLRYRFVSSMAGVLGIGGNLVKWNEAELEEAKEWIARYKAIRPLVQQGEQYRLRPPSEEFSAVQYVGGDETVVLAWLRNQKHGEPQPALRLRGLDPAATYTDVETGEVHRGAVLLHHGLRTGLKGDLDAAVFHLRRN; encoded by the coding sequence ATGATTGATGTAGGCGCGGACGGCCGCGTATGGCTGCTCTCGGGTACCAGCAGCAGCTACGCGCTGCGGCTCACCGAGCAGGACGAACTGCTGCACCTCCACTGGGGGCCGCGGATCGCCCTCGCCGACGCCGAGGCGCTGGCCGCCGCCGGGCCGCTCACCCGCCGCAGCGGCTTCGAGTCGCCGCTCGACGGCCGGGAGGAGTATCCCGTCGAGGGAGGCCCGCGCTTCGTGCGGCCCGCGCTGATCGCGCGTACCGACGCGGTACGCGGCACCGAATGGCTGTTCGAGGGCTACGAGACCGAGACCTCCGGCACCGCCGACACCGCCCAGGGCGAGGAACTGCGGCTGCACTTCCACGACGTCGTCCAGCACCTGGACATCACCCTGCACTACCGGATCCCCGCGGGCACCGACGTCATCGAGCGCTGGACCACCGCCCACCACGCCGGAGCCCCCGACACCGCCCCCGTGGAGCTGCTGCGCACCGACTCGGCCACCTGGAGCCCGCCCGTACGGGACGCCTGGCGGATGTCGCACCTGCACGGCCGCTGGGCCGCGGAGAGCCAGCTCGCCCGCACCGACCTGAGCCACGGCGAGCACGTCATCGGCAGCCGGCGCGGCCACACCAGCCACACCCACCTGCCGTGGTTCGCGCTGGACGACGGCCACGCGGGGGAGGAGCAGGGCGAGGTGTGGTCCGCCGCGCTCGCCTGGTCCGGGTCCTGGCGGATCGCCGTGCAGCTGCTGCCCGACGGACGGGTCCAGGCCACCGGCGGCGCCGGGCACGACGACGCCGGGCTGGTGCTGCTCGCGCCCGGCGACTCGTACACCACGCCGGTCTTCGCGGGGCTCTGGACGGACGGCGGCTTCGGCGCGTCCAGCCGCGCCTGGCACGCGTACCAGCTCGCGCACGTCATCCCGGACGCCGCGATCTCCCGGCCGGTGCTCTACAACTCCTGGGAAGCCACCTACTTCGAGGTCAGCGAGACCGGGCAGCGCGCCCTGGCCCGCCGCGCCGCCGACCTGGGCGTCGAGCTGTTCGTCGTGGACGACGGCTGGTTCGGGGCGCGTACGAGCGACAAGGCCGGGCTCGGCGACTGGACGCCCAACACCGACCGCTTCCCCAACGGGCTCAAGCCGCTCGCCGACGACGTGCACGCGATGGGCATGCAGTTCGGCATCTGGGTCGAGCCGGAGATGGTCAACCCCGACAGCGACCTGTACCGCGCGCACCCGGACTGGGTGCAGTACCAGCAGGGCCGCCGCCGCACCGAGTTCCGGAACCAGCTCATCTTGAACCTGGCCCGCGAGGATGTGCGCGAATACCTGTGGGAGCAGCTCGACACCCTGCTGAGCAGCGCCCCCATCGACTATGTGAAGTGGGACTTCAACCGGTGCTTCACCGACGCCGGCTGGCCGGGCGAGGCCTATCCGCAGCGGATGTGGGTCGACCACGTCCTCGGGCTGTACGCGCTGCTGGACCGGCTGCGCGAGGCCCACCCGGGCGTCGCCTTCGAGTCCTGCTCGGGCGGTGGCGCGCGGATCGACCTGGGCGTCCTGTCCCGCACCGACGAGGTGTGGACCTCCGACAACACCGACCCGCTGGACCGGCTGGCGATCCAGCACGGATTCAGCCAGATCCACCCGGCCCGGGTGATGTCCGCCTGGGTCACCGACAGCCCCAACGAGCAGATGAACCACCGGGTCAGCTCGCTGCGCTACCGCTTCGTGTCGTCCATGGCCGGGGTGCTCGGCATCGGCGGCAACCTGGTCAAGTGGAACGAGGCCGAGCTCGAAGAGGCCAAGGAGTGGATCGCCCGCTACAAGGCGATCCGCCCGCTCGTCCAGCAGGGCGAGCAGTACCGGCTGCGGCCGCCGAGCGAGGAGTTCAGCGCCGTCCAGTACGTCGGCGGCGACGAGACGGTGGTGCTGGCCTGGCTGCGCAACCAGAAGCACGGCGAGCCCCAGCCCGCGCTGCGGCTGCGCGGCCTCGACCCGGCGGCGACGTACACCGATGTGGAGACCGGCGAGGTCCACCGAGGGGCGGTGCTGCTGCACCACGGGCTGCGCACCGGACTGAAGGGTGATCTTGACGCCGCCGTATTCCACCTTCGGCGGAACTGA